The following are encoded together in the bacterium genome:
- a CDS encoding AAA family ATPase, whose protein sequence is MVFIGGPRQVGKTTLALKIAGNNKQYLNWDVPIHKDKILHYEIPAKGLIVFDELHKYRQWRNFLKGLYDERKAKCKILVTGSARLDFYRFGGDSLQGRYHYLRLYPLSYAELQMKSAADLGVLFKLGGFPEPFYKSSEVEAKRWSIEYRHRLIHDDVKSLEGIQNLSLLELLVARLPELVGNPLSLNAIREDLQVNHKTVTRWMDALERLYGLFRISPFGSPKIKAVKKEQKHYHYDWNLVKDPGARFENMVAVHLLKWVHFKRDTLGEEMELRYFRDVYKKEVDFVIVQNNKPVLLVECKLSDSDINDGLKYLKAKFPQTEAWQISLKGKKDYQSKEGIRVAPAMELLKELI, encoded by the coding sequence ATGGTTTTTATCGGCGGACCCCGGCAGGTGGGTAAAACCACTCTAGCCTTAAAAATTGCAGGAAACAATAAACAGTATTTAAACTGGGATGTCCCCATCCATAAAGATAAAATACTGCACTATGAAATCCCGGCAAAAGGGCTGATTGTTTTTGATGAGCTGCACAAATACCGCCAGTGGCGTAATTTTTTAAAGGGCCTTTACGATGAACGCAAGGCAAAATGCAAAATACTGGTAACCGGGAGTGCCCGTCTCGATTTTTACCGGTTTGGCGGTGATTCACTCCAGGGACGTTATCATTATTTGCGGCTCTATCCACTCTCTTATGCAGAACTCCAGATGAAATCCGCCGCCGACCTGGGGGTGTTGTTTAAACTGGGTGGTTTTCCGGAACCTTTTTACAAAAGTAGCGAAGTTGAAGCTAAACGCTGGTCTATCGAATATCGCCACCGGCTTATTCATGACGATGTTAAAAGTCTTGAAGGTATCCAAAATTTAAGTTTGTTAGAATTGCTTGTTGCTCGTTTACCGGAATTGGTGGGTAACCCACTTTCGCTCAATGCCATTCGTGAAGATTTGCAGGTTAATCACAAAACAGTTACGCGCTGGATGGATGCCCTGGAAAGACTATACGGCCTTTTCAGAATTTCCCCTTTTGGATCCCCAAAAATAAAAGCCGTTAAAAAAGAGCAAAAGCATTACCATTACGATTGGAATCTTGTAAAAGATCCCGGTGCCCGCTTTGAAAATATGGTGGCTGTGCATCTTCTTAAATGGGTTCATTTTAAAAGGGACACCCTGGGTGAAGAAATGGAGCTGAGATATTTTAGGGATGTTTATAAAAAGGAAGTGGATTTTGTCATTGTTCAAAACAACAAACCCGTTTTATTGGTGGAATGTAAACTGTCCGACAGCGACATTAACGATGGTTTAAAGTACCTGAAAGCAAAATTTCCCCAAACCGAAGCCTGGCAAATTAGTCTTAAAGGAAAGAAAGATTACCAATCAAAAGAAGGAATCCGCGTAGCGCCTGCCATGGAATTGCTAAAAGAATTAATCTAG